A single genomic interval of Eleutherodactylus coqui strain aEleCoq1 chromosome 3, aEleCoq1.hap1, whole genome shotgun sequence harbors:
- the LOC136620246 gene encoding olfactory receptor 5V1-like yields the protein MKNLTKITEFILNGFSDHPHHLHFLFVVFFIIYILTVLINFLIIFFVFTDSHLHTPMYFFLGNLAFIDVSYSSVTAPRMLLDLVTKNHSISLPACTTQVFFFIYLASAELFLLSAMSYDRYIAICHPLHYKQIMSSTVCTQMASGVWVLGFLYSMVHTLFSLRLTYCGPNTIHNFFCDLPHLFQISCTDTFINIVVILIVGGSLGLGAFGITFIPYIRIFSTILKIRSNHGKLKAFSTCTSHLTVVFIFYGSIIFIYFVPTTSNLFIVNKVVSMTYALINPLLNPLIYSIRNKDLKEAVKRAMKNWLCVSYRSL from the coding sequence ATGAAGAATTTGACCAAGATCACAGAGTTTATACTCAACGGCTTTTCAGATCATCCACACCATTTACATTTTCTCTTTGTTGTCTTCTTCATCATCTACATCTTGACAGTCCTCATTAACTTCTTGATCATTTTTTTTGTCTTCACTGACTCCCATCTTCACACTCCAATGTACTTCTTTCTTGGGAATTTGGCCTTTATAGACGTATCTTACTCATCAGTTACAGCTCCTAGAATGCTCCTTGACTTGGTTACCAAGAACCACTCAATATCTCTCCCAGCCTGCACAACCCAAGTCTTCTTCTTTATCTATTTGGCCAGTGCAGAACTCTTCTTGCTCTCTGCTATGTCCTATGACAGATACATTGCCATCTGCCACCCCCTGCACTACAAACAGATCATGTCTTCGACAGTTTGTACCCAGATGGCCTCTGGGGTTTGGGTTCTTGGGTTTCTCTATTCAATGGTCCACACATTATTCTCACTCAGATTGACCTACTGTGGTCCAAACACCATCCACAACTTCTTCTGTGACCTCCCACATTTGTTCCAGATCTCTTGCACAGACACTTTTATAAACATTGTTGTCATTTTAATTGTTGGCGGAAGCCTTGGACTCGGGGCTTTTGGCATCACATTTATCCCCTACATTCGTATCTTCAGCACCATTCTTAAGATCCGAAGCAACCATGGAAAGCTgaaagccttctccacctgcacCTCTCATCTCACTGTAGTGTTCATTTTCTATGGGTCCATTATATTCATCTATTTCGTGCCCACCACAAGTAATCTCTTCATTGTTAATAAGGTGGTGTCCATGACATATGCTCTCATTAACCCTTTACTTAATCCTTTGATCTACAGCATCAGAAACAAAGACCTTAAGGAAGCTGTCAAGAGAGCCATGAAAAACTGGCTTTGTGTGTCTTATCGAAGCTTGTga